The following proteins come from a genomic window of Sulfitobacter indolifex:
- a CDS encoding sterol desaturase family protein, whose protein sequence is MFGHAGVSLMALACVVAIVAMLWGAPLWCWALVPLGVAAQMLNEYNLHRHIFHLDPPKRQWAFDLLYRAHYGHHDFPTNHGLFFVPLWVALPMLAGNFLLVWGIAALLGFETAIWIATAVVPLGGVLTFLIYEWFHMTAHLTVPKTAVERHVTRLHNQHHFRDFNKWFHVSPGGEIIDRAMGTDIDTEALKQQQRIAFIRTLGMKPDDPRLLAARAKFASKYALTETEVARAARG, encoded by the coding sequence ATGTTCGGCCATGCGGGCGTGTCACTTATGGCGCTGGCCTGTGTGGTGGCCATTGTGGCGATGCTTTGGGGGGCGCCGCTGTGGTGTTGGGCGTTGGTCCCGCTGGGGGTCGCAGCGCAGATGTTGAACGAATACAACCTACACCGCCATATCTTTCACCTTGATCCGCCGAAACGGCAGTGGGCCTTTGATCTGCTTTACCGCGCGCATTACGGGCACCATGATTTTCCCACCAACCACGGGCTTTTCTTTGTCCCGCTCTGGGTCGCCCTGCCGATGCTGGCAGGCAATTTCCTGTTGGTCTGGGGAATCGCGGCGCTGCTGGGGTTTGAGACTGCGATCTGGATTGCGACAGCAGTTGTGCCCTTGGGCGGGGTGCTGACCTTTTTGATCTATGAATGGTTCCATATGACAGCGCATCTGACCGTCCCTAAAACCGCGGTAGAGCGCCATGTCACGCGGTTGCACAACCAGCATCATTTCCGCGATTTCAACAAGTGGTTCCACGTCAGCCCGGGCGGAGAGATCATCGATCGCGCCATGGGCACGGATATCGACACCGAAGCATTGAAACAGCAGCAGCGCATTGCGTTTATCCGTACCTTGGGCATGAAACCCGACGACCCGAGGCTTCTTGCCGCCCGCGCGAAGTTTGCGTCAAAATACGCTTTGACTGAGACAGAGGTGGCCCGCGCTGCACGGGGATAG
- the alr gene encoding alanine racemase — MSKATLTIDLQAIANNWRALDRLTKAETGAVVKADSYGLGAERVANALAQAGARQFFVALAEEGAALRQALGDRPVINVFSGHMAGDAEAIRDAALTPMINSTEQLLRQLETLPGHPFGVQLDSGMNRLGMEPAEWAALRDIAQSQPLTLIMSHLACSDAPDHEMNAAQLRSFHDMTQGIDVARSLSATGGILLGSDYHFDVTRPGIGLYGGRPFDDAQPVVTLDVPVIQTRTVTPGETVGYGNSWTADTMVTLATVAAGYADGLKRALGNAVGEACFQHDGKTLPIVGRVSMDLITVDISALSDVPQTLQLIGPGQGVDDLADWAGTIGYEILTSLGARYDRHYIA; from the coding sequence ATGAGTAAAGCGACCCTGACCATCGACCTGCAAGCCATCGCCAACAACTGGCGCGCCCTTGACCGGCTGACCAAAGCCGAGACTGGCGCGGTGGTCAAAGCCGACAGTTACGGATTAGGGGCCGAACGCGTGGCCAACGCTTTGGCACAGGCCGGCGCGCGGCAGTTTTTCGTAGCTTTGGCCGAGGAAGGTGCTGCACTGCGTCAGGCTTTGGGCGACAGGCCGGTCATCAACGTTTTCTCTGGCCATATGGCAGGCGATGCCGAGGCCATCCGCGACGCGGCGTTAACGCCGATGATCAACTCAACCGAGCAACTTTTGCGGCAACTTGAAACCCTGCCCGGCCACCCCTTTGGTGTTCAACTCGACAGTGGGATGAACCGCTTGGGGATGGAACCCGCAGAATGGGCCGCTTTGCGCGACATCGCGCAGAGCCAGCCCCTCACGCTTATCATGTCACATCTGGCCTGCTCAGATGCGCCCGACCATGAGATGAACGCCGCGCAATTGCGCAGTTTCCACGACATGACCCAAGGGATCGATGTCGCGCGCTCACTGTCGGCTACAGGCGGTATCCTGTTGGGTTCAGACTATCATTTTGACGTTACCCGTCCCGGCATCGGACTTTATGGCGGTCGCCCCTTTGACGACGCGCAGCCAGTGGTGACCCTCGACGTGCCGGTCATTCAAACCCGCACCGTGACCCCGGGCGAGACTGTAGGCTATGGCAACAGTTGGACTGCGGATACCATGGTGACGCTTGCCACGGTCGCTGCGGGCTATGCCGACGGGTTAAAGCGTGCCCTAGGAAATGCGGTGGGTGAGGCATGTTTTCAACACGACGGAAAAACACTGCCCATCGTTGGCCGCGTATCGATGGACCTCATTACGGTCGATATTTCCGCGCTTTCCGACGTGCCCCAAACACTGCAGCTAATTGGCCCCGGACAGGGTGTTGATGATTTGGCAGATTGGGCCGGGACGATCGGCTATGAAATTCTCACCTCGCTCGGTGCAAGATACGACCGGCATTATATCGCTTAA
- the radA gene encoding DNA repair protein RadA, with product MAKSSSSFSCTECGAKHSKWSGRCDACGAWNSIVEDKGISAGPPSKSLGARRGSAIELTDLATQETPPPRAQSGIAELDRVLGGGLVPASAILVGGDPGIGKSTLLLQAAAHFAKSGLKTIYVSGEEASAQVRMRAQRLDLAEAPVKLAAETNLRDILTTLEAERPQLAIIDSIQTMWADNVESAPGSVSQVRAAAHELTSFAKRRGVAVILVGHVTKEGQIAGPRVVEHMVDTVLYFEGERGHQFRILRAVKNRFGPADEIGVFEMTGSGLAEVTNPSAHFLSERGQPSPGSVVFAGIEGTRPVLVELQALVAPSPHSQARRTVVGWDSGRLAMILAVLEARCGIPFAGLDVYLNVAGGMKISEPAADLAVAAAILSAREDVALPAETVVFGEISLSGALRPASQTENRLKEAQKLGFTSAIAPRGGKAVGATGIALNTMSDLTGFVGEIFGAG from the coding sequence ATGGCAAAATCCTCCTCCAGTTTCTCTTGCACCGAATGCGGTGCGAAGCATTCCAAATGGTCCGGGCGCTGTGACGCCTGCGGCGCTTGGAATTCCATCGTCGAAGACAAGGGCATCTCTGCAGGTCCGCCCAGCAAATCCTTGGGCGCGCGGCGCGGGTCCGCGATTGAGCTGACCGACCTTGCCACCCAAGAAACCCCGCCCCCCCGCGCCCAATCCGGCATCGCCGAGTTGGACCGCGTTCTAGGTGGCGGATTGGTGCCGGCCTCGGCGATCCTGGTCGGCGGTGATCCGGGGATCGGGAAATCCACCCTCCTCCTCCAAGCCGCCGCGCATTTTGCCAAGTCAGGGCTCAAAACCATCTACGTTAGTGGCGAGGAAGCAAGCGCTCAGGTCCGTATGCGCGCGCAGCGCCTAGATCTGGCCGAAGCGCCGGTGAAATTAGCCGCCGAAACCAACCTGCGCGATATTCTAACCACGCTGGAGGCCGAGCGCCCGCAACTGGCGATCATCGACTCAATTCAAACCATGTGGGCCGATAATGTCGAGAGCGCCCCCGGATCGGTCAGTCAGGTCCGCGCCGCCGCGCATGAGCTGACCAGTTTTGCCAAACGGCGCGGTGTCGCGGTGATTCTGGTGGGCCATGTCACCAAAGAGGGCCAGATCGCAGGCCCGCGTGTGGTAGAACATATGGTCGACACCGTGCTTTATTTCGAAGGCGAGCGCGGCCACCAGTTCCGCATCCTGCGCGCAGTGAAGAACCGATTTGGCCCGGCGGATGAGATCGGTGTCTTTGAAATGACCGGTAGCGGCTTGGCCGAAGTCACCAACCCCTCGGCTCATTTTCTGTCTGAGCGCGGCCAACCCTCCCCCGGCTCCGTTGTGTTTGCGGGCATCGAGGGCACGCGGCCCGTTTTAGTTGAGCTTCAGGCGCTCGTTGCACCCTCGCCCCATTCCCAAGCGCGGCGCACCGTGGTGGGCTGGGATTCGGGGCGTCTGGCGATGATCCTTGCCGTGTTGGAGGCGCGCTGCGGCATCCCCTTTGCTGGGCTAGATGTCTACCTCAACGTTGCAGGCGGTATGAAGATATCTGAGCCCGCCGCCGATTTGGCCGTGGCCGCGGCAATACTTTCGGCCCGCGAAGACGTGGCTCTTCCCGCCGAAACAGTTGTTTTCGGCGAAATCAGCCTATCCGGTGCGCTGCGACCTGCCAGTCAGACGGAAAACAGGTTGAAAGAGGCGCAAAAACTTGGTTTTACGAGCGCTATTGCACCACGCGGCGGGAAAGCCGTGGGTGCGACCGGAATTGCGCTGAATACAATGAGCGATCTGACCGGATTTGTTGGCGAAATTTTCGGGGCGGGCTGA
- a CDS encoding CvpA family protein: MDGFTIIDGVVAVVIVLSALLAYGRGLVRELMAIVGWIAAAVLAFLFAPQVEPLVRELPYIGEFLADSCELSVIGAFALVFAAALIIVSLFTPLFSSLVHRSILGGIDQGLGFIFGVVRGVLLVAIAFFVYDTVITGERATAVDNSRSAAVFSRFTGQIEEKDPQEALGWITNRYEALVGKCSA; the protein is encoded by the coding sequence ATGGACGGTTTTACCATTATTGACGGGGTGGTTGCGGTGGTCATCGTGCTATCGGCACTGCTGGCCTATGGCCGCGGGCTGGTGCGCGAGTTGATGGCGATTGTTGGCTGGATTGCAGCCGCGGTATTGGCCTTTCTCTTTGCACCGCAGGTTGAACCGCTGGTGCGCGAACTGCCCTATATCGGCGAATTCCTTGCCGATAGCTGTGAACTGTCTGTGATTGGCGCCTTCGCACTGGTCTTTGCCGCGGCACTGATCATTGTTTCGCTCTTCACGCCGCTATTCTCTTCGCTGGTGCACCGCTCGATCCTCGGCGGAATTGACCAAGGCCTTGGCTTTATCTTCGGCGTTGTGCGGGGCGTCTTGCTCGTCGCGATCGCCTTTTTCGTCTATGACACCGTCATCACCGGAGAGCGTGCGACCGCAGTCGATAACAGCCGCTCTGCCGCTGTCTTCTCGCGCTTTACCGGCCAGATCGAAGAAAAAGACCCCCAAGAGGCACTTGGTTGGATCACCAACCGCTACGAAGCGCTCGTCGGGAAATGCAGCGCCTAA
- the purF gene encoding amidophosphoribosyltransferase: MPPAHPFDTSYLRDSGDEDKLKEECGVFGVVGVADAATFVALGLHALQHRGQEAGGIVSYDPEAGFQSARRFGYVRDNFTSQDIMQTLPGELSIGHVRYSTSGNKGPTAIRDVQPFFGEFAMGGAAIAHNGNITNANALRRELIERGSIFQSSSDSECIIHLMARSLQQNIPERMEDALRRVEGAFSVVAMTRTKLIGVRDPLGVRPLVLGRVGDGWALSSETCALDIIGAEFVREIEPGEMVVITEKGVESHFPFRRVPSRFCIFEHVYFSRPDSILGGRSVYETRENIGRELAKESPVDADLVCPVPDSGTPAAIGFSLESGIPYAMGIIRNQYMGRTFIEPTEQIRNMGVRLKLNVNRALIKGKRVILVDDSVVRGTTSRKIKEMILDAGAAEVHFRIASPPTAWPCFYGVDTPQREKLLAATMSEEEMRDHLQVDSLKFISLDGLYRAVGEAEGRKADCPQYCDACFSGEYPVIPADQVKEGFQMKPAAE; the protein is encoded by the coding sequence ATGCCACCTGCCCATCCTTTTGACACATCCTATCTGCGCGACAGCGGAGATGAGGACAAACTGAAGGAGGAATGCGGCGTTTTCGGCGTTGTTGGCGTTGCTGATGCCGCCACTTTCGTGGCCCTCGGCCTCCATGCCCTCCAGCACCGCGGACAGGAGGCTGGCGGCATCGTCAGCTATGACCCCGAAGCTGGTTTTCAATCTGCCCGCCGCTTTGGCTATGTGCGCGATAACTTCACCTCGCAGGACATCATGCAGACCCTGCCCGGCGAATTGTCGATCGGCCACGTGCGCTACTCCACCTCCGGAAACAAAGGCCCGACCGCGATCCGCGACGTGCAGCCCTTCTTTGGCGAGTTTGCCATGGGCGGTGCGGCGATTGCGCATAACGGCAATATCACCAACGCCAATGCCCTGCGTCGTGAGCTGATCGAGCGCGGCTCGATCTTTCAGTCGTCCTCGGACAGCGAGTGCATCATTCACCTCATGGCGCGCTCGTTACAGCAGAACATCCCCGAACGGATGGAAGACGCCCTGCGCCGCGTCGAAGGTGCCTTCTCTGTCGTGGCCATGACCCGCACCAAACTGATCGGTGTGCGCGATCCATTGGGCGTACGCCCGCTGGTTCTGGGCCGGGTTGGCGATGGCTGGGCACTGAGTTCGGAAACCTGCGCGCTCGACATTATCGGTGCCGAATTCGTACGCGAGATTGAGCCGGGAGAGATGGTGGTTATCACCGAAAAAGGCGTCGAAAGCCACTTTCCCTTCCGCCGCGTGCCGTCGCGCTTCTGCATTTTTGAACATGTTTATTTCAGCCGTCCTGACAGTATCCTCGGTGGTCGCTCGGTCTATGAAACACGCGAGAATATTGGCCGTGAACTGGCCAAGGAAAGCCCCGTTGACGCCGATCTCGTCTGCCCCGTGCCCGACAGCGGCACCCCGGCGGCGATTGGATTTAGCCTCGAGTCCGGCATTCCTTACGCGATGGGGATCATCCGCAACCAATATATGGGCCGGACTTTCATCGAGCCGACCGAGCAGATCCGCAACATGGGTGTGCGTCTTAAGCTCAACGTCAACCGCGCGCTGATCAAAGGCAAGCGGGTGATCTTGGTCGACGACTCGGTGGTGCGCGGCACGACCTCTCGCAAGATCAAAGAGATGATCCTCGATGCCGGGGCGGCCGAAGTGCACTTCCGCATTGCTTCCCCGCCGACGGCTTGGCCTTGCTTTTACGGCGTCGACACCCCGCAGCGTGAAAAGCTGTTGGCCGCCACCATGTCGGAAGAAGAAATGCGCGATCACCTACAGGTCGACAGCCTCAAGTTCATCTCACTCGACGGGCTCTACCGTGCGGTGGGCGAAGCCGAAGGCCGCAAGGCTGATTGCCCGCAATATTGCGATGCGTGTTTCTCGGGTGAATATCCGGTGATCCCAGCCGATCAGGTGAAAGAAGGGTTCCAAATGAAGCCCGCCGCCGAATAG
- the infC gene encoding translation initiation factor IF-3: MGADGENVGVVTPQRAMEMAEEAGLDLVEISPNAKPPVCKIMDFGKFKYEQQKRESEARKKQKIIEIKEVKFRPNTDTNDYDVKMRNVFKFLEGGDKVKITLRFRGREMAHQNLGRELLERVAADTKDIGRVENFPKMEGRQMVMVIGPLPSK, from the coding sequence ATCGGTGCGGACGGCGAAAACGTCGGCGTTGTAACGCCTCAGCGTGCCATGGAAATGGCCGAAGAAGCTGGCCTCGACCTTGTCGAGATTTCGCCGAATGCCAAGCCGCCTGTGTGTAAGATCATGGATTTCGGCAAGTTCAAATATGAACAGCAAAAGCGCGAGAGCGAAGCCCGTAAGAAACAGAAGATCATCGAGATCAAAGAGGTCAAGTTCCGTCCGAACACGGACACGAATGACTACGATGTGAAGATGCGCAACGTCTTCAAGTTTCTCGAAGGTGGCGACAAGGTGAAGATTACTCTGCGGTTCCGTGGCCGCGAGATGGCACACCAGAACCTTGGTCGTGAGCTTTTGGAACGCGTTGCTGCAGACACCAAAGACATCGGTCGGGTCGAGAACTTCCCAAAGATGGAAGGCCGCCAGATGGTCATGGTGATCGGGCCTCTGCCCAGCAAGTGA
- a CDS encoding OmpA family protein has translation MKNLLRSTTSLGLSLALAFPHGAFAQDQNIAECGPVGEATEFPCAFDDQTVENAEELRVIAGLSADAEASAEAEVQAEGEAEAEVDGEAEAETGSVLDQAAGSAADALENANEQAEQAAAAVEAEAQAATEEAAKVAGEAEAAAEQAAAETEAEMTTETEVEAEAEVEAEAEVEAETETSAETEAEAEVEQEAEVETETESTTEAEANAEPVVETTEPVQEVQPVETTTDTEATAEVQETEADAETNGEAVGAEADAGLTEEQIRERDERREARQAERREERRAERRAEREAAAAAAAAAENNSEAEVVTEEVTEEDVRSSSEDFDTKVNAAAGANAAKADDDDSGLSDFEKALLVGLGAVAVGSVLNNGEKIVSRSGDRVVVQDDTGEYRVLKDDNALIRRPGDEVQTQTFDDGSTRTIVTKNDGSRIETIRSRDGTVLRRTNFDAQGREYILVDDLVEEREVIVNDLPQVQETQQAQRASVQDEAALRQALQAELRSDQGRTFSLRQVREIREVRSLAPELELDAVRFPTGSAAIQPEQARALANIGSTLRDMIANDPRTVILVEGHTDAVGDAGYNLALSDRRAETVALALTEYFDVPPANLITQGYGESQLRVPTTTAEPANRRAVVRNISNLLR, from the coding sequence ATGAAAAACCTATTGAGATCTACAACTTCGCTGGGTCTGAGCCTTGCTTTGGCCTTCCCCCATGGTGCCTTTGCACAGGATCAAAATATCGCCGAATGCGGCCCCGTAGGTGAGGCGACTGAGTTCCCCTGCGCGTTTGATGATCAGACTGTAGAAAACGCTGAAGAGCTTCGGGTCATCGCTGGTCTGAGCGCGGATGCAGAAGCAAGCGCTGAAGCTGAAGTTCAGGCGGAAGGTGAAGCTGAAGCTGAGGTCGACGGTGAAGCTGAGGCGGAAACTGGTTCTGTTTTGGATCAGGCTGCAGGTTCTGCTGCCGACGCTTTGGAAAATGCCAATGAACAAGCCGAGCAGGCTGCTGCTGCGGTAGAAGCTGAAGCCCAGGCTGCCACGGAAGAAGCTGCCAAAGTTGCAGGCGAGGCCGAAGCCGCTGCTGAGCAAGCGGCTGCTGAAACTGAAGCCGAGATGACGACCGAAACAGAGGTTGAGGCCGAAGCGGAAGTTGAAGCCGAAGCGGAAGTGGAAGCCGAGACTGAGACATCTGCTGAAACCGAGGCGGAAGCTGAAGTCGAGCAGGAAGCTGAAGTCGAAACTGAGACCGAAAGCACCACCGAAGCAGAAGCAAATGCTGAGCCAGTGGTTGAGACCACCGAGCCTGTTCAAGAGGTTCAGCCCGTTGAAACCACGACAGACACCGAAGCCACAGCAGAGGTTCAAGAGACCGAAGCCGATGCTGAAACAAACGGTGAAGCTGTTGGCGCAGAGGCGGATGCCGGCCTGACCGAAGAGCAAATTCGTGAACGTGATGAACGCCGTGAAGCCCGTCAGGCAGAGCGCCGCGAAGAGCGTCGTGCCGAGCGCCGTGCGGAACGTGAAGCAGCCGCTGCTGCCGCGGCCGCCGCTGAAAACAACTCGGAAGCCGAAGTTGTCACCGAGGAAGTGACCGAAGAAGATGTGCGCAGCTCAAGCGAAGACTTCGACACCAAAGTGAATGCCGCTGCTGGTGCGAATGCCGCAAAGGCAGATGATGACGACAGTGGCCTGTCGGACTTCGAAAAAGCACTGCTTGTAGGTCTGGGTGCTGTGGCCGTGGGGTCGGTGCTGAACAATGGCGAGAAAATCGTCAGCCGTTCGGGTGACCGCGTGGTTGTGCAGGACGATACCGGTGAATACCGCGTTCTGAAGGACGACAACGCGCTGATCCGCCGCCCTGGCGACGAAGTTCAGACACAGACCTTCGATGATGGCTCGACACGTACAATTGTGACTAAGAATGACGGTAGCCGGATTGAGACCATTCGCTCGCGTGATGGTACTGTTCTGCGCCGCACAAACTTTGACGCGCAGGGCCGGGAGTACATTTTGGTTGATGACCTGGTTGAAGAACGCGAGGTTATCGTAAACGATTTGCCGCAGGTACAAGAAACTCAGCAGGCCCAGCGTGCGAGCGTTCAGGACGAAGCCGCGCTGCGTCAGGCGCTGCAAGCTGAACTGCGCAGTGACCAAGGCCGGACATTCTCGCTCCGTCAGGTGCGCGAAATCCGTGAGGTCCGCTCGCTTGCGCCTGAGCTGGAACTGGATGCCGTCCGTTTCCCGACCGGCTCTGCCGCGATCCAGCCTGAGCAAGCCCGTGCGCTTGCAAATATCGGCTCCACATTGCGCGATATGATTGCGAACGATCCGCGCACTGTGATCCTGGTTGAAGGGCACACTGATGCCGTTGGCGATGCGGGTTACAACCTCGCGCTGTCCGACCGTCGTGCGGAGACTGTCGCGCTGGCTTTGACTGAGTACTTTGACGTGCCACCAGCAAACCTGATCACGCAAGGCTATGGTGAAAGCCAGCTGCGCGTCCCAACGACCACGGCGGAGCCTGCAAACCGCCGTGCGGTTGTGCGCAACATTTCGAACCTGCTGCGCTAA
- a CDS encoding FAD binding domain-containing protein produces MYEFEIERPDSVADAVKALGQEDAQPLSGGQTLIPTLKARLAMPSVLVSLAGIGALKGVEMRDGALWIGGGTTHATVMREAAESYPALASLAARIGDPAVRNRGTIGGSLANNDPSACYPAGALASGATIETDRREIAADDYFQGMFTTALEEGEIVTGVRFPIPQAAHYEKFIQPASRFPLVAAYVARFSDGVRVAITGASNEGVFRWKETEAALSSRFEPSALEGLSLDGGGMISDLHGSGAYRAHLCAVMTRRAVQAIA; encoded by the coding sequence ATGTATGAATTCGAAATAGAGCGCCCCGACAGCGTGGCTGATGCGGTCAAAGCTCTAGGACAAGAGGACGCGCAACCGCTTAGCGGGGGGCAAACGCTTATCCCGACATTGAAGGCGCGGCTGGCGATGCCGTCGGTGTTGGTGTCGTTGGCGGGGATCGGCGCGCTCAAGGGTGTCGAAATGCGTGATGGCGCGCTCTGGATCGGTGGCGGTACCACCCATGCAACCGTCATGCGCGAGGCGGCAGAGAGCTATCCGGCGCTCGCGAGCCTGGCGGCGCGGATCGGTGATCCGGCGGTGCGCAACCGGGGAACGATCGGGGGATCACTGGCGAACAACGATCCTTCCGCCTGCTATCCGGCGGGTGCCTTGGCCAGCGGTGCCACCATTGAAACCGACCGGCGCGAGATCGCGGCGGATGACTATTTCCAAGGGATGTTCACCACAGCATTGGAAGAGGGTGAGATCGTTACGGGCGTGCGCTTCCCCATTCCGCAGGCGGCGCATTACGAAAAGTTCATCCAACCCGCCTCACGTTTCCCACTGGTCGCAGCCTATGTCGCGCGGTTCAGCGATGGCGTGCGGGTGGCGATCACGGGCGCGTCGAACGAGGGGGTCTTTCGTTGGAAGGAGACTGAAGCCGCGCTGTCTTCGCGTTTTGAGCCAAGTGCGCTGGAGGGGTTGTCCCTTGATGGGGGCGGTATGATTAGCGATCTGCATGGCAGTGGCGCGTACCGCGCGCACCTCTGCGCGGTCATGACACGCCGGGCGGTACAGGCCATCGCCTGA